A window of the Fusarium poae strain DAOMC 252244 chromosome 3, whole genome shotgun sequence genome harbors these coding sequences:
- a CDS encoding hypothetical protein (BUSCO:5188at5125) has product MAMLASKTSFPAGMGSSSHTPVASQPAMPPPRRTPMMPSSGAYGSPTESEFTENDPAESVKNWDEDQVCEYLRSVKCGEYEKIFRKNHINGENLLEMDKDVLKEMGVEKVGDRVRLFLSIKKLRTRAYANEKKRNRDSFGGLDIQITAPNDSPRLHSSRGVPTSSSKRYSRQIDLHGALDNGKTSSRPNSPLPGTDVRNMRSRGKPYASSPAVNAQGQRIVTTNPDLPANRLGQEVIRVISTGGVTKVVKISGCNTCEEVMRVTLRKFALREDHERNYCFWVLAGIDPDPGQCRRLGDTELWRIIKDQRRPERNRLILRRVPAGEPGEAELHRAAAIAMEEEQQKHARALETVDKRSQLKVQKMLGEKWNDQLQSPLSPISYQDRERNLHNAAKDLERPASEVESRAPARRVGALRQFGGLRPPSELIASDLTSYFPDHTREDIDRTARLSMRRSTRLSKVNSRLSVASNLSFASSIQDAPPIPTIADSWLNANTQLAKVRTRDSHIRVPQAAYNRDSVTSSVLDTLQEESSLEPDRKSYVSFTESGSDSAPVSVTDPEGNTTATSYYDGDNSTGSGSFQEIRQALTNDGDDVDEELQSFLAGESWGDDKWMKGALIGQGSFGSVYLALHAVTGELLAVKQVETPAPGANSQNDNRKKGMIDALKREISLLRDLRHPNIVQYLGCSSTADYLNIFLEYVPGGSVQTILNSYGALPEPLVRSFVRQILTGLSYLHNQDIIHRDIKGANILVDNKGTIKISDFGISKKLEASNILNGANNNKHRPSLQGSVFWMAPEVVKQTSYTRKADIWSLGCLVVEMMTGSHPFPDCSQLQAIFKIGGGKAAPTIPEHASEAAKEFLAQTFEIDHNLRPSADQLILSPFLIPIT; this is encoded by the exons ATGGCCATGTTAGCTTCGAAAACCTCTTTCCCCGCAGGCATGGGTTCCTCATCCCACACTCCCGTCGCATCTCAGCCTGCCATGCCTCCGCCCCGAAGAACTCCCATGATGCCCTCTTCAGGTGCTTATGGTAGCCCAACAGAGTCCGAATTCACCGAAAACGACCCAGCCGAATCCGTCAAGAACTGGGATGAGGATCAAGTGTGTGAGTACCTGCGATCAGTCAAATGCGGTGAATACGAAAAGATCTTTCGAAAGAATCACATCAACGGCGAGAACTTGTTGGAAATGGACAAGGACGTTCTGAAAGAAATGGGCGTCGAAAAGGTCGGCGACCGCGTCCGTCTCTTTCTCAGCATTAAGAAGTTGAGAACCAGAGCGTACGCCAACGAGAAGAAGCGGAATCGG gaTTCTTTCGGCGGACTCGACATTCAGATCACAGCACCCAACGATTCGCCACGATTGCACTCATCGAGAGGCGTTCCTACATCATCTAGCAAGCGATATTCAAGACAAATAGATTTGCACGGTGCTCTAGACAACGGCAAGACATCTTCAAGGCCCAATTCTCCTCTGCCTGGCACCGATGTTCGGAATATGCGGTCTCGAGGCAAACCATATGCCTCCAGCCCTGCTGTAAATGCCCAAGGGCAAAGGATTGTAACTACAAATCCGGATCTTCCGGCAAACCGTCTG GGTCAAGAAGTTATCCGCGTTATATCGACTGGCGGCGTTACGAAGGTCGTCAAGATTTCCGGATGCAACACTTGCGAGGAGGTCATGAGGGTCACTCTTCGCAAATTTGCTCTGCGGGAGGATCACGAAAGAAACTACTGCTTCTGGGTCCTGGCTGGCATCGACCCTGACCCAGGTCAATGCCGACGACTAGGCGACACAGAGCTCTGGCGCATTATCAAGGACCAACGACGACCAGAACGTAACCGATTGATATTACGGAGAGTCCCTGCAGGTGAGCCAGGCGAGGCAGAACTGCACCGCGCCGCGGCCATTGCcatggaggaggagcagcAAAAACATGCTCGAGCGCTCGAGACGGTGGACAAGCGAAGTCAACTCAAGGTTCAGAAGATGCTTGGGGAAAAGTGGAACGACCAGCTTCAGTCCCCGTTGTCGCCAATctcatatcaggatcgcgaGCGAAACCTGCACAATGCAGCCAAGGACCTCGAGCGTCCCGCCTCGGAAGTAGAGTCAAGGGCGCCAGCCCGACGTGTAGGAGCGCTTCGACAATTCGGAGGTCTTCGACCTCCCAGCGAGTTGATTGCGTCTGATCTTACATCATACTTTCCCGACCATACCAGAGAGGATATTGACCGCACAGCACGGCTTTCTATGCGACGGTCAACTCGCTTGAGCAAGGTCAACAGCCGGCTCAGCGTGGCCAGCAACCTCAGCTTTGCTTCCAGCATCCAAGATGCACCTCCAATCCCCACTATTGCCGACTCATGGCTTAATGCTAACACCCAACTCGCCAAGGTGAGGACTCGAGACTCACATATCCGGGTTCCTCAAGCCGCGTACAACCGCGACTCAGTCACCTCGTCAGTTCTTGATACACTTCAAGAAGAATCGTCACTTGAGCCTGACCGCAAGTCTTATGTCTCATTCACCGAGAGCGGCTCCGATTCAGCTCCTGTCAGTGTCACTGACCCTGAAGGCAACACCACAGCCACAAGCTACTACGATGGCGACAACTCAACAGGCTCGGGATCATTCCAGGAAATTCGTCAAGCTTTGACCAACGACGGCGACGATGTAGATGAGGAGCTACAAAGCTTCTTGGCTGGAGAGTCATGGGGCGACGACAAATGGATGAAGGGTGCGCTCATCGGACAAGGATCATTCGGCTCCGTTTACCTGGCTTTGCACGCCGTTACGGGCGAGCTCCTTGCCGTGAAGCAGGTCGAGACACCTGCGCCTGGAGCCAACAGCCAAAACGACAATCGTAAGAAGGGCATGATTGATGCGCTCAAGCGAGAAATAAGTCTTCTTCGCGACCTTCGTCACCCCAACATTGTGCAGTATCTTGGCTGCAGTTCGACAGCTGATTATCTTAATATTTTCCTCGAGTATGTGCCTGGTGGCTCAGTCCAGACGATACTTAATTCATACGGCGCCCTCCCCGAACCGCTGGTGCGCAGTTTTGTGCGGCAGATTCTGACGGGTCTCTCGTACTTGCACAACCAGGACATTATTCACCGTGACATCAAGGGCGCCAACATTCTGGTGGACAACAAGGGAACTATCAAGATCTCTGATTTCGGTATCTCCAAGAAGCTGGAGGCCTCCAACATTCTGAACGGCGCCAATAACAACAAGCACCGCCCTTCACTGCAAGGATCCGTTTTCTGGATGGCTCCTGAAGTAGTGAAGCAGACATCGTACACTCGCAAAGCGGATATCTGGTCGCTCGGATGTTTGGTGGTGGAAATGATGACTGGTAGTCACCCATTCCCCGATTGCAGTCAGCTGCAGGCTATCTTTAAGATTGGGGGCGGAAAAGCGGCCCCTACAATCCCTGAGCACGCAAGCGAGGCAGCCAAAGAGTTTCTTGCGCAGACGTTTGAAATCGACCACAACCTACGTCCTAGTGCAGACCAGCTGATACTCAGCCCCTTCTTGATCCCTATCACATAG
- a CDS encoding hypothetical protein (BUSCO:50209at5125), with protein MNTAPTSRLGQLPSYVRIWVRHGHFGKKKKGLGFPPPEGHGEDIWVFGHRRTDQIIYSFNKTLDGFHDLKQLPFNGKKTKPPKLRKDYWSPFAHIAFPAGQGSIGRSVFQKLRELKHLHEVAWDNEFRYKRPEEFTTADRKRIEEEENKGNSNYRPIRTKEERGIALNAQKPNSIADIATVLSGAGRGNKIVLSEDAEGAEKKLVDVKVSWANDLDKEYAQEWTNNVTHGLFEKPTYVSKPAKPVAEETPQEQEKA; from the exons ATGAACACGGCACCGACATCTCGACTGGGCCAATTGCCCAGCTACGTACGGATATGGGTGCGACACGGTCActttggcaagaagaagaagggcctGGGCTTTCCTCCACctgagggccatggcgaagaTATTTGGGTGTTCGGACACAGAAGGACAGATCAGATTATTTACAGCTTTAACAAGACGCTCGAT GGTTTCCATGATCTCAAGCAGCTCCCATTCAATGGCAAAAAGACAAAGCCTCCCAAACTCCGCAAAGACTACTGGTCACCCTTTGCCCACATCGCTTTCCCCGCCGGTCAAGGCTCAATCGGTCGTTCCGTCTTCCAAAAACTGCGCGAGCTGAAGCATTTACACGAGGTGGCCTGGGACAATGAATTCCGATACAAGCGCCCCGAGGAGTTTACTACCGCCGACCGCAAGCGAattgaagaggaggagaataAAGGCAACAGCAACTATCGGCCCATCCGCACAAAAGAGGAGCGTGGTATCGCTCTGAACGCCCAGAAGCCAAATTCGATTGCCGATATTGCCACAGTCTTGAGCGGTGCTGGCCGTGGTAACAAGATTGTTTTGTCGGAAGATGCTGAAGGTGCTGAGAAGAAACTCGTGGATGTGAAGGTGAGCTGGGCGAATGACCTGGATAAGGAGTACGCCCAAGAATGGACGAACAACGTTACACACGGGCTGTTCGAAAAGCCAACCTACGTCTCGAAGCCCGCGAAGCCAGTAGCCGAAGAAACCCCCCAAGAGCAAGAAAAGGCCTAG
- a CDS encoding hypothetical protein (BUSCO:36818at5125): MASRPIFTATHPRACSTAFERVFMARRDILESVHEPFGDAFYYGPEILSDRFRNDTATREQSGFSHKTYKDVLNEVMDAGKDGKRIFIKDMAYYLMAPDNKPTKVAPSLGEEEPGNPTVLPLEVLKQFQFTFLIRHPRRAIPSYYRCTVPPLDEVTGFYEFMPNEAGYRELVRFFDFLIKENIVDKDNLVVIDADDLLDNPEKTIRLYCEKTGIDFKPEMLEWNEEDCSYATAAFEKWNGWHNDAIKSSALRPRTHHQKTLTVEGEDKEWTAKFGPEAQKVIRKTVEDNIADYEYLKQFALQI; encoded by the exons ATGGCGTCCCGCCCTATCTTTACTGCCACGCACCCCCGTGCTTGCTCTACGGCCTTTGAGCGA GTCTTCATGGCCCGCCGCGATATCCTAGAGAGCGTCCACGAGCCTTTTGGAGATGCCTTTTACTACGGTCCTGAAATTCTTAGTGATCGCTTCAGAAATGACACAGCCACTCGTGAACAGAGTGGTTTCTCTCACAAGACCTATAAGGATGTCCTTAACGAGGTCATGGATGCGGGCAAAGAT GGCAAGCGAATCTTCATCAAGGACATGGCTTACTACCTCATGGCCCCGGACAACAAGCCTACCAAGGTTGCGCCGTCTCTGGGCGAGGAAGAGCCTGGTAACCCCACTGTGTTACCACTAGAGGTCTTGAAGCAATTCCAGTTCACTTTCCTTATCCGCCACCCTCGACGAGCTATCCCCTCGTACTATCGATGCACAGTACCACCTCTGGATGAAGTCACAGGTTTTTATGAATTCATGCCAAATGAGGCAGGCTACAGGGAACTCGTGCGCTTCTTTGACTTTCTGATCAAAGAGAACATTGTCGACAAGGACAACCTTGTCGTCATTGACGCTGATGACCTTCTCGATAACCCCGAGAAGACCATCCGCCTTTACTGCGAAAAGACCGGCATTGATTTCAAGCCCGAGATGCTCGAGTGGAACGAGGAAGACTGTTCTTACGCCACAGCTGCCTTTGAGAAATGGAACGGCTGGCACAACGACGCTATCAAGAGCTCAGCTCTCAGGCCTCGTACTCATCACCAG AAGACGTTAACGGTCGAGGGCGAGGACAAGGAATGGACTGCCAAGTTTGGTCCCGAGGCGCAGAAAGTGATCCGCAAGACCGTTGAGGATAACATTGCTGATTACGAGTATCTGAAGCAGTTTGCGCTGCAAATCTAA
- a CDS encoding hypothetical protein (BUSCO:31585at5125), producing the protein MASQRKPLVSFLGPVASYTHQAVRQAFSEETWEFRPAVTIDDVFDQVQKGQVQAGVVPFENSTNGSVVFTLDNLADRANRYPDITVDGETYVDVHHCLVGHKSTAPVVEEAAEGSGTCTPTATDPSPSRPRSKPLSSVKHIQRLYSHPQAFGQCTAFISTYLKGVEIFEVSSTSKAAEIVSKDTTGTWAAISSELAGELHGLDFLSKSIEDREDNTTRFLVIGTNAAGPKDLEKTKQAVAQKGSKSLVSFTVPHTSPGALADALSCFRDFDLNLTSINSRPSLVQPFQYIFFVEFEGHKHDDPEGRVKGALEKISRVAESWRWLGSWERYV; encoded by the exons ATGGCCAGCCAACGCAAGCCCCTTGTCAGCTTCCTCGGCCCAGTCGCCTCCTACACCCATCAG GCTGTTCGTCAGGCCTTTTCTGAGGAGACCTGGGAATTCCGACCTGCCGTCACCATAGATG ACGTATTTGATCAAGTTCAAAAGGGCCAGGTTCAGGCCGGTGTCGTACCCTTTGAAAACTCAACAAACGGTTCAGTGGTTTTCACTCTAGACAACCTGGCCGACAGAGCCAATCGTTATCCGGATATTACTGTCGACGGCGAAACATATGTGGATGTTCACCATTGCCTTGTTGGCCACAAGAGTACTGCACCTGTTGTGGAAGAGGCTGCTGAAGGATCCGGCACTTGCACACCCACCGCGACGGATCCGTCACCTTCTAGACCGAGGTCCAAACCCTTGTCCAGCGTGAAGCATATCCAGCGGCTATACTCCCACCCCCAAGCGTTTGGTCAATGTACAGCTTTCATTTCCACCTACCTTAAGGGCGTTGAGATTTTCGAGGTCAGTTCGACCAGCAAGGCAGCCGAAATTGTAAGCAAGGATACGACGGGCACCTGGGCAGCGATTTCCAGTGAGCTCGCTGGTGAACTCCACGGTCTTGATTTTCTGAGCAAATCAATTGAGGACCGGGAGGATAACACCACCCGATTCCTGGTGATCGGGACTAACGCTGCGGGCCCGAAAGACCTGGAAAAGACCAAACAAGCAGTAGCCCAAAAAGGGAGCAAGTCGCTTGTTTCCTTCACGGTGCCTCACACATCGCCCGGGGCTTTGGCAGACGCGCTGAGCTGTTTTAGGGATTTTGACCTCAACCTGACTAGCATAAACAGTCGGCCAAGCCTTGTTCAACCTTTTCAATACATATTTTTCGTTGAATTCGAAGGCCACAAGCACGACGATCCGGAAGGGCGTGTTAAGGGGGCATTAGAAAAGATCAGTCGCGTTGCTGAAAGTTGGAGGTGGCTTGGTAGCTGGGAGAGATACGTATAA
- the HSP98 gene encoding Heat shock protein hsp98 (BUSCO:4766at5125) codes for MNSRMDFTDRAQKAVEDAMALAEQYGHSQLVPVHLAVSLLDPPADPSKDQQNGPPPTSTLFRQVVERAHGDPQLFDRALKKTLVRLPSQDPPPEHVSLAPQFHNVLRKAMELQKVQKDTYIGVDHLITALSEESTIQGPLKEANVPKAKLIQEAVQAIRGTKRVDSKTADTEEENENLAKFTIDMTEMAREKKIDPVIGREEEIRRVVRILSRRTKNNPVLIGEPGVGKTTVIEGLAQRVVNRDVPDNLKSCKLLSLDVGALVAGSKYRGEFEERMKGVLKEITESKDVIILFVDEIHLLMGAGSSGEGGMDAANLLKPMLARGQLHCIGATTLAEYRKYVEKDAAFERRFQQVIVKEPSIPETISILRGLKERYDRHHRVTILDSALVASANLAARYLTSRRLPDSAIDLVDEAAAAVRVARESQPEIIDSLERKHRQLMIEIAALEKERDEASQTRLAQARKDAKNVEEELQPLREKYKAEIKRSEEIHQAKLKLDDLEKRLEDAMNNSEHAKAADLKYGAIPEQEAVIKELEARKAAADAALNATDTSDSGGAMVTDIVTADNINEIVSRWTGIPVTRLRTSEKEKLIHMEKVLGKVVVGQKEAVGSVANAIRLQRSGLSNPNQPPSFLFCGPSGTGKTLLTKALAEFLFDDSKAMIRFDMSEYQERHALSRMIGAPPGYVGHDAGGQLTEALRRKPFSILLFDEVEKAAKEVLTVLLQLMDDGRITDGQGRVVDAKNCIVVMTSNLGAEYLVRPGVKEGRVDSGTRELVMTALRNYFLPEFLNRINSVVIFNRLTRKEIRKIVDIRLAEIQKRLEENNRKVYIDVSEEAKDYLGNSGYSPAYGARPLSRLIEKEVLNRLAILILRNNIRDGEYARVELIDGKIVVLSNHPDSELGEDDDMIDEEDAVDELVDDMDQDIYD; via the coding sequence ATGAATAGTCGCATGGACTTTACAGACCGTGCCCAAAAGGCCGTGGAAGATGCCATGGCTTTGGCTGAGCAATACGGTCATTCCCAACTTGTTCCAGTTCATCTCGCCGTTTCTTTGCTCGACCCTCCCGCAGACCCTTCAAAGGACCAGCAGAACGGTCCTCCACCTACCAGCACACTTTTCCGACAAGTGGTTGAACGAGCACACGGCGACCCTCAACTCTTCGATCGAGCTCTCAAGAAAACGCTCGTTCGACTTCCTAGCCAAGATCCTCCACCCGAGCATGTTTCCCTGGCACCCCAATTCCACAATGTGCTAAGAAAGGCCATGGAGTTGCAAAAGGTGCAGAAGGATACCTACATTGGCGTGGATCACCTTATTACCGCCCTTTCTGAGGAATCAACCATTCAAGGACCTCTGAAGGAAGCCAATGTCCCCAAGGCTAAGCTGATCCAAGAAGCAGTGCAAGCCATCCGGGGAACCAAGCGAGTCGACAGCAAAACCGCTGATACTGAGGAGGAAAACGAAAACCTGGCCAAATTCACTATCGACATGACCGAAATGGCACGGGAGAAAAAGATCGACCCTGTCATCggtcgagaagaagagatcCGTCGAGTTGTTCGAATCTTGTCTCGACGAACTAAGAACAACCCTGTCCTCATTGGTGAACCTGGTGTAGGAAAGACCACTGTCATCGAAGGACTTGCTCAGCGAGTTGTCAACCGAGATGTGCCCGACAACTTGAAGTCATGCAAGTTGCTCTCACTTGATGTGGGTGCGCTTGTCGCTGGCAGCAAGTACCGAGGAGAGTTCGAAGAACGAATGAAGGGTGTTCTGAAAGAGATCACCGAATCTAAGGATGTTATCATATTGTTCGTCGATGAAATTCATCTACTCATGGGCGCTGGTTCGTCTGGTGAGGGCGGAATGGACGCCGCCAACCTTCTGAAGCCCATGCTCGCCCGTGGCCAACTACACTGTATTGGTGCCACTACCCTCGCAGAATACCGTAAGTACGTCGAGAAGGATGCTGCTTTCGAACGTCGATTCCAGCAGGTCATCGTCAAGGAACCCAGCATTCCCGAGACGATTTCCATTCTTCGAGGTCTCAAGGAGCGATACGACCGACACCACCGTGTTACCATTCTTGACAGCGCTTTGGTAGCCTCTGCTAACTTGGCTGCCCGCTACCTCACATCTCGACGACTACCTGACTCTGCTATCGATCTTGTTGATGAGGCTGCCGCCGCTGTTCGCGTTGCTCGAGAATCTCAGCCTGAAATTATTGACTCTCTCGAGCGAAAGCATAGGCAGCTTATGATCGAGATCGCGGCTCTTGAGAAGGAAAGAGACGAGGCATCTCAGACTCGTCTTGCACAAGCTCGCAAGGATGCCAAGAATGTTGAAGAGGAGCTGCAGCCACTTCGCGAAAAGTACAAGGCCGAGATCAAGCGCAGCGAGGAAATCCACCAAGCCAAGTTGAAGCTCGATGACCTCGAGAAGAGACTTGAAGATGCAATGAACAATTCTGAGCAcgccaaggctgccgatcTCAAGTATGGTGCTATCCCCGAACAAGAGGCTGTCATCAAAGAACTTGAGGCTCGCAAGGCTGCTGCAGATGCCGCTCTCAATGCCACCGACACGAGTGATTCCGGCGGTGCCATGGTCACCGATATTGTTACCGCAGACAACATTAACGAGATTGTGTCCCGATGGACTGGCATTCCCGTCACCCGTCTGCGCACTtctgagaaggagaagctgATCCACATGGAAAAGGTTCTCGGCAAGGTCGTCGTTGGTCAGAAGGAAGCTGTTGGGTCCGTCGCCAATGCTATCCGACTCCAGCGTTCTGGTCTTAGCAACCCAAACCAGCCACCCAGCTTCTTATTCTGTGGTCCTTCGGGTACCGGAAAGACCCTTCTCACCAAGGCCTTGGCGGAATTCCTGTTTGATGACTCCAAGGCCATGATCCGGTTCGATATGTCCGAATACCAAGAGCGACATGCACTAAGCCGCATGATTGGTGCTCCACCTGGATATGTCGGCCACGACGCCGGTGGTCAACTCACGGAAGCTCTCCGTCGAAAGCCATTCTCAATCTTGCtgtttgatgaagttgagaaGGCAGCCAAGGAGGTCCTTACCGTGCTTCTCCAGCTTATGGACGATGGTCGCATTACTGATGGTCAAGGCAGAGTCGTTGACGCCAAGAACTGCATCGTTGTTATGACCTCCAATTTGGGTGCAGAATACCTTGTCCGACCAGGTGTCAAGGAGGGACGCGTTGACTCTGGTACCCGAGAGTTGGTTATGACCGCCCTTCGCAACTACTTCCTGCCTGAGTTCCTCAACCGCATCAACTCAGTTGTTATCTTCAACCGCCTGACACGCAAGGAGATCCGCAAGATTGTCGATATTCGCCTGGCGGAAATTCAGAAACGACTCGAAGAAAACAATCGGAAAGTATATATCGATGTTTCAGAAGAAGCGAAGGACTACCTTGGAAACAGTGGTTACTCGCCGGCTTATGGTGCCAGACCTCTGTCTCGTCTCATTGAGAAGGAGGTTCTTAACCGCCTCGCGATCCTCATCCTGCGCAACAACATCCGCGATGGAGAGTACGCACGCGTTGAACTCATTGACGGCAAGATTGTTGTTCTTTCAAACCACCCTGATAGTGAGCTtggcgaagatgatgatatgattgatgaggaggatgcAGTTGACGAGTTGGTGGACGATATGGATCAAGACATCTACGATTAA
- the PBN1 gene encoding protease B nonderepressible form (TransMembrane:1 (o450-470i)~BUSCO:24044at5125), translating to MRERVTFIHNDYSLDPEALDNQDAGLLGPQIETVRQDKLTIPFNELPAELTDILQEYEALHIRWASPVKSETMDPFTSRISPGLHVYATPVSPNSCNPTKLCSWLQRFGPLDCSKPEAFTEFQQSTSASPSFSFYQALEDLHSFITTSSQEFCPELDSVCNARLRSLLTATGLDLSFDKTTNALVTSALWPLRPQTVAVPASTARRVEVGIFVNDRSQPNMKENELGVAGVLSVLGDQKKPSPTIFTFPARHRRDELVFNSKFLTPTGLHPTLQLSFSSNKLPTADGECVPYAFLTLPKTIFADRYQLGDDLFLASKNLTALRYTTLPVDLEAPAYTTETWGSSILLGLSPPDPSTEQPWSVEIPLHLRYLKPSSSGQVEIEIPYPAVFWACSSDEGTLESPFDRLHVGYDDLFSRDTVFWHANPQPEGSSRLMNRVIVPVLDDEGVGPIRSGTAIAVAIGFAWVMWKLVSVMLKSDRAPAGVTKTSQKKPHSK from the exons ATGCGTGAGCGCGTAACTTTTATCCACAACGACTATAGTCTTGATCCTGAGGCTTTGGATAATCAGGATGCTGGATTATTGGGGCCCCAGATCGAGACAGTTCGTCAGGACAAGCTCACTATTCCTTTCAATGAGCTGCCTGCTGAGCTCACCGACATACTTCAAGAATATGAAGCCCTTCACATCAGATGGGCCAGTCCTGTCAAGTCGGAGACAATGGACCCTTTCACCTCTCGCATCTCACCGGGACTCCACGTCTATGCTACTCCAGTCTCGCCAAACTCTTGCAACCC AACAAAACTTTGTAGTTGGCTTCAGAGATTCGGTCCACTAGACTGTTCCAAGCCAGAG GCCTTCACCGAGTTTCAGCAAAGCACCTCCGCTTCACCGAGTTTCTCATTCTACCAAGCACTCGAGGACTTGCATTCTTTCATAACCACTAGTTCTCAGGAATTCTGCCCTGAGCTCGATTCGGTCTGTAACGCTCGACTGCGCAGCCTATTGACGGCTACTGGCCTGGACTTGTCTTTTGACAAGACAACGAACGCTCTTGTCACCTCGGCACTATGGCCTCTTCGACCTCAAACTGTCGCAGTCCCCGCATCTACCGCGAGGAGGGTGGAGGTTGGCATTTTTGTCAATGATCGATCGCAGCCAAACATGAAGGAGAATGAGCTCGGAGTTGCTGGCGTGTTGTCTGTGCTTGGTGACCAGAAGAAGCCTTCACCAACCATTTTTACGTTTCCTGCCCGACATCGTAGAGATGAACTGGTTTTCAACTCCAAATTTCTCACGCCTACAGGACTTCACCCAACCTTACAACTTAGCTTCAGCTCCAACAAGCTTCCAACCGCCGATGGTGAGTGTGTACCCTACGCGTTCTTGACACTGCCCAAGACGATTTTTGCGGACCGGTATCAACTAGGAGATGACTTGTTCCTGGCGTCCAAGAACCTCACCGCTTTGCGATACACAACTCTTCCTGTTGATCTCGAAGCTCCAGCATATACTACCGAGACTTGGGGTTCCAGCATTCTTCTTGGTCTCTCGCCTCCCGATCCTAGCACAGAGCAGCCATGGAGCGTTGAAATCCCGCTACACCTTCGATACCTCAAACCTTCATCGAGTGGCCAagttgagattgagattcCTTATCCCGCTGTCTTTTGGGCATGCTCCTCGGACGAGGGCACCTTAGAAAGCCCATTCGACAGGTTGCATGTGGGGTATGATGACTTGTTCTCTCGTGACACCGTCTTTTGGCACGCCAACCCTCAACCGGAAGGTAGTAGTAGACTCATGAACAGAGTCATAGTACCTGTGCTTGACGATGAAGGGGTAGGTCCCATCAGGTCAGGCACAGCTATTGCTGTTGCGATTGGTTTTGCTTGGGTTATGTGGAAGTTGGTCAGCGTCATGCTGAAGTCTGATAGAGCACCAGCCGGAGTTACGAAGACGTCGCAAAAGAAGCCTCACTCAAAGTAA